Proteins co-encoded in one Octopus sinensis linkage group LG6, ASM634580v1, whole genome shotgun sequence genomic window:
- the LOC115212838 gene encoding uncharacterized protein LOC115212838, with translation MVERFQDVIALNIPNWYSNPFEVDAVNCEDDLPEELIELQNDNDATMRYRRNGKDGMWYHQCILNSYRNLWEHLKLLLLAFPTSYPVESGFNHVGTLLSQKRIGLDVTQRGDLRLKSTI, from the coding sequence ATGGTGGAGCGATTTCAAGATGTTATTGCGCTGAATATTCCAAATTGGTATAGCAATCCGTTTGAGGTCGATGCAGTCAATTGCGAGGATGACCTTCCGGAGGAATTGATAGAGTTACAAAATGACAATGACGCCACAATGCGATATCGCCGTAATGGCAAAGATGGTATGTGGTACCATCAGTGTATATTAAATTCTTACCGCAATCTGTGGGAACATCTGAAATTACTTTTGCTTGCCTTCCCTACCTCATACCCGGTTGAATCTGGTTTTAACCATGTTGGAACTTTACTTTCCCAAAAAAGAATTGGACTGGATGTGACACAACGAGGAGACTTGCGGCTAAAGTCGACAATTTAA